The Pocillopora verrucosa isolate sample1 chromosome 2, ASM3666991v2, whole genome shotgun sequence genome has a segment encoding these proteins:
- the LOC136278899 gene encoding A disintegrin and metalloproteinase with thrombospondin motifs 3-like, with product MEIQRLFGVQNFADVPEYEVTAPYQSNQNGDFVTHTLHERHKRDAHAGEDWHYKMDAFGSKMHLKLARNTQLAKPGLELETRHNNGDVTRTPVQSDSFFHGRDISDPNSFVALSNARGLVLLRAPPNQARITTYSVELHLRNSSPTSTCRLHW from the exons ATGGAGATACAGCGGCTGTTTGGCGTCCAGAATTTTGCGGATG TACCTGAATATGAGGTAACCGCGCCTTATCAGTCAAACCAAAATGGCGACTTCGTGACACATACACTTCACGAGAGACACAAGCGCGATGCTCACGCGGGGGAAGATTGGCACTACAAAATGGACGCTTTTGGGAGCAAAATGCATTTGAAACTAGCAAGAAACACGCAATTGGCGAAACCTGGCCTGGAGCTTGAGACGCGACATAATAACGGTGACGTCACAAGGACGCCTGTCCAGTCCGACTCATTTTTTCATGGAAGAGACATTTCTGATCCAAACTCTTTTGTGGCTTTGAGCAATGCAAGAGGACTG GTGTTGCTTCGAGCTCCACCGAATCAGGCAAGAATTACGACATATTCAGTAGAACTTCACCTACGGAACTCGTCGCCCACAAGTACTTGCAGGCTGCACTGGTAG
- the LOC131773758 gene encoding adrenocorticotropic hormone receptor-like, producing the protein MSNSSFAVNLNFFFYTQLATGICLAILSPLTIVSNALLLLTIFKDPLRCFRTPATYFIVALAVVDLTTGLLVEPFFVLYRFVRYSTWSLIIGEPYYTLREIGIWLSYVGLNASFLLVLGLISTQYLAITYPHLYRSIVTTRRVLACVVSCVGYFTGFILLQFVVSPQLTLFQVDLHLHSTLITILLIVGSAMLLRSFRQFAKTSRRLAGGNSIEQRTIRGRGNKPQTNRISERQFTIVTLFLAGILIVCALPHIITLHIRFYTKIETRQEWLDLFAVITIGDEMMFVKVALDAFIYAWRLKKYRRSLKMALSCGTNIVESEIIVVRTTDNFTFQQANPETSSTQATGFGAN; encoded by the coding sequence ATGTCCAACTCGTCATTCGCAGTGAACttgaatttcttcttttatacACAGCTTGCTACTGGTATCTGTTTGGCGATCCTTTCACCCTTAACAATCGTAAGTAACGCTTTGCTTCTGCTCACTATCTTCAAAGATCCTCTAAGGTGCTTTCGTACGCCAGCTACCTACTTTATCGTCGCTTTGGCTGTTGTCGACCTTACGACAGGCCTGTTGGTCGAGCCTTTTTTCGTCCTCTATCGCTTTGTACGTTATTCAACATGGTCCCTTATCATAGGAGAACCGTACTACACGTTGCGAGAAATTGGAATCTGGCTGTCGTATGTTGGGCTAAACGCGTCATTTCTACTAGTCCTGGGTCTCATTTCCACGCAGTATCTTGCGATAACATACCCGCATCTCTATCGTTCAATCGTCACAACACGTCGGGTCCTCGCATGTGTTGTCTCCTGTGTTGGGTACTTCACAGGTTTTATTCTGCTTCAATTCGTTGTATCGCCACAACTGACCCTTTTTCAAGTCGACCTTCACCTCCACTCCACGCTTATAACAATCCTCCTTATCGTCGGTTCAGCGATGCTCTTGAGGTCATTTCGCCAATTTGCTAAAACGTCTCGTCGACTCGCAGGAGGGAACAGCATCGAACAACGAACCATCCGTGGGCGCGGGAACAAGCCGCAAACAAACAGGATAAGCGAGAGGCAGTTTACCATCGTGACTTTATTTCTGGCAGGAATACTTATAGTGTGCGCTCTTCCTCATATCATTACACTCCATATCAGATTCTACACAAAAATCGAAACTCGACAAGAGTGGCTTGACTTGTTCGCTGTAATCACAATTGGTGACGAGATGATGTTTGTGAAGGTGGCTTTAGACGCGTTCATCTATGCCTGGAGACTTAAGAAATATAGGAGGTCGTTAAAAATGGCGCTGTCTTGCGGCACCAATATAGTCGAGTCTGAAATAATTGTTGTGAGGACCACGGACAATTTTACCTTTCAACAAGCGAACCCCGAGACGTCGTCGACTCAAGCTACCGGTTTTGGTGCAAATTAG
- the LOC131773757 gene encoding alpha-(1,3)-fucosyltransferase 11-like, which translates to MAKKSSGSKVLFFVVIAGIVFLWQFERNYSRLKVALTLPRYGNINQEMRNSNTTEPCLILYWSTIFGSQPHIEKRWNDNDCPVACQVTSNRSRAREADGFVVHARDSHMTPPKESVPWILHTQENPVYTPVMKNAQFMSRFNLLMSYRLDYDFPVPVYPMPQLTPPLTFKEKTKLIMAAFSNCEPVRTEYMRQLMKFVQVDSYGACLRNKNDLVGRYGSKNGKNFKELKSELAKQYKFTLVFFNQDCEYFVDDQLSHALNAGSVPVVMSTDKLDEFLPGNLRQSVIKVRDFRTPKDLSDYLKYLSTNETEYNNYLTWKSKGVGNITGTVIGNCWKPKYPIYCQICVALSEGRIHKEGLRPIPCNARTYEDWGIKKGA; encoded by the coding sequence ATGGCGAAGAAATCCTCTGGCTCAAAGGTTCTGTTTTTTGTCGTCATTGCAGGGATAGTTTTTTTATGGCAATTCGAAAGAAATTATTCTAGACTTAAAGTTGCTTTAACGCTCCCAAGGTATGGTAACATAAACCAGGAAATGAGGAACTCCAACACAACAGAACCATGCTTAATTCTTTACTGGTCGACTATTTTCGGAAGTCAGCCACACATTGAGAAGAGATGGAACGACAATGATTGCCCAGTGGCCTGTCAGGTCACATCTAACCGTTCTCGAGCCAGAGAGGCAGACGGGTTCGTTGTTCATGCCCGGGATTCACACATGACACCTCCGAAGGAATCTGTTCCATGGATCCTTCACACACAAGAAAACCCGGTGTACACTCCCGTAATGAAAAACGCTCAGTTTATGTCCAGATTTAATCTGTTAATGAGTTACCGGTTAGACTACGATTTCCCCGTCCCAGTTTACCCCATGCCTCAATTAACACCACCACTTacatttaaggaaaaaactaaGCTGATAATGGCAGCATTTTCAAACTGTGAGCCTGTGCGGACGGAATACATGAGACAATTAATGAAGTTTGTGCAGGTCGATTCTTATGGAGCTTGTCTCAGGAATAAGAATGATCTAGTGGGCCGTTATGGATCCAAGAACgggaaaaatttcaaagagttgAAGAGTGAATTAGCGAAACAATATAAGTTTACACTAGTATTTTTTAACCAGGACTGTGAATACTTTGTCGATGATCAACTAAGCCATGCGCTGAATGCAGGCTCAGTTCCTGTGGTAATGAGTACAGATAAACTCGACGAGTTCCTGCCGGGCAATCTTCGACAATCCGTCATTAAAGTCCGTGATTTCAGAACTCCAAAAGATCTCTCAGATTATCTTAAGTACCTGAGCACAAATGAGACAGAGTATAACAATTATTTGACGTGGAAGTCGAAAGGAGTAGGAAATATCACGGGAACCGTTATTGGAAATTGCTGGAAACCAAAGTATCCTATTTATTGCCAGATCTGTGTGGCGCTTTCAGAAGGGCGAATACACAAGGAAGGACTGAGGCCAATCCCGTGTAATGCGAGAACGTACGAAGACTGGGGTATCAAAAAAGGGgcctaa